The Macaca fascicularis isolate 582-1 chromosome 12, T2T-MFA8v1.1 genome has a segment encoding these proteins:
- the INHBB gene encoding inhibin beta B chain, whose protein sequence is MDGLPGRALGAACLLLLAAGWLGPEAWGSPTPPPSPAAPPPPPPPGAPGGSQDTCTSCGGFRRPEELGRVDGDFLEAVKRHILSRLQMRGRPNITHAVPKAAMVTALRKLHAGKVREDGRVEIPHLDGHASPGADGQERVSEIISFAETDGLASSRVRLYFFISNEGNQNLFVVQASLWLYLKLLPYVLEKGSRRKVRVKVYFQEQGHGDRWNMVEKRVDLKRSGWHTFPLTEAIQALFERGERRLNLDVQCDSCQELAVVPVFVDPGEESHRPFVVVQARLGDSRHRIRKRGLECDGRTNLCCRQQFFIDFRLIGWNDWIIAPTGYYGNYCEGSCPAYLAGVPGSASSFHTAVVNQYRMRGLNPGAVNSCCIPTKLSTMSMLYFDDEYNIVKRDVPNMIVEECGCA, encoded by the exons ATGGACGGGCTGCCCGGTCGGGCGCTGGGGGCCGCCTGCCTTCTGCTGCTGGCGGCCGGCTGGCTGGGGCCTGAGGCCTGGGGCTCACCCACGCCCCCGCCGTCGCCTGCCGCGCCGCCGCCACCCCCGCCACCCGGAGCTCCGGGTGGCTCGCAGGACACCTGTACGTCGTGCGGCGGCTTCCGGCGGCCGGAGGAGCTCGGCCGAGTGGACGGCGACTTCCTGGAGGCGGTGAAGCGGCACATCTTGAGCCGCCTGCAGATGCGGGGCCGGCCCAACATCACGCACGCCGTGCCCAAGGCCGCCATGGTCACGGCCCTGCGCAAACTGCACGCGGGCAAGGTGCGCGAGGACGGCCGCGTGGAGATCCCGCACCTCGACGGCCACGCCAGCCCGGGCGCCGACGGCCAGGAGCGCGTTTCCGAAATCATCAGCTTCGCCGAGACAG ATGGCCTCGCCTCCTCCCGGGTCCGCCTATACTTCTTCATCTCCAATGAAGGCAACCAGAACCTGTTTGTGGTCCAGGCCAGCTTATGGCTTTACCTGAAACTCCTGCCCTACGTCCTGGAGAAGGGCAGCCGGCGGAAGGTGCGGGTCAAAGTGTACTTCCAGGAGCAGGGCCATGGTGACAGGTGGAACATGGTGGAGAAGAGGGTGGACCTCAAGCGCAGCGGCTGGCATACCTTCCCGCTCACGGAGGCCATCCAGGCCTTGTTTGAGCGGGGCGAGCGGCGGCTCAACCTAGACGTGCAGTGTGACAGCTGCCAGGAGCTGGCCGTGGTGCCGGTGTTCGTGGACCCAGGCGAAGAGTCGCACCGGCCCTTCGTGGTGGTGCAGGCTCGGCTGGGCGACAGCAGGCACCGCATTCGCAAGCGAGGCCTGGAGTGCGATGGCCGGACGAACCTCTGTTGCAGGCAACAGTTCTTCATTGACTTCCGCCTCATCGGCTGGAATGACTGGATCATCGCACCCACCGGCTACTACGGGAACTACTGTGAGGGCAGCTGCCCAGCCTACCTGGCAGGGGTCCCCGGCTCCGCCTCCTCCTTCCACACAGCTGTGGTGAACCAGTACCGCATGCGGGGCCTGAACCCCGGCGCGGTGAACTCCTGCTGCATCCCCACCAAGCTGAGTACCATGTCCATGCTATACTTTGATGATGAGTACAACATCGTCAAGCGGGACGTGCCCAACATGATTGTGGAGGAGTGCGGCTGCGCCTGA